From Cupriavidus sp. D39:
CCGCTTGCTCAGCAACCAGCTGGGCCCGAAGCTGTACCAATTCCTCCTCGAGGCGCGGCACCGCTTCCAGCCTGAGTTCGGCCTGAGCCAACATGCGCCGTACAACGGCGGTATCCTCGCGCTCGCGCTCGGCATCTTGGGTCAGACGCTCGATCTCGGCGGATTGACCAGCGGCTTTGCCGGCGAGCGTGTCGCGCTCGGTGGTGATCTGGAGCAATTGCTCTGACAACGCGTCTCGCTCTGCCTCCAGCGCTTCGCCGTTGGCGCTGTACACGGAAAGCTCGTGCAGCGCCTGGGCCAGCGCCGCTTCCGATTCAGAGGCAGCTTCCTCGGCGACCTTGGAAAGCTCCGCACCCAATGCCGATAGCAGGCGCGTGTTTGGTTCGCTCACCTTGCGCGGCGCTGGCTTGAGATGGCTCCGCCAAGAGGTCCAGTGTCGGTGGATCGTGTTCATGCTTCCGCTGTTACCCAGCCGTTCACGAACGGCCGTCAGCGTTGGCTTCTGGTTTTCAGCGATCAGCGCGTCGGCCGCGGCGGCGACGCTTTCGTAGGATACCCCTTGGCGAGCCATATTGCATCCTCCCGTAGCGTCGTATCGTATAGGAAATAATACGATACGATACGATACGCTATTTTTCCCAACCCGGCGCCTAAACCGGTCGGCAGGAGCTCGAACTGGGGTCGCTTCAGAATTCAAAAATTTTTGCACGGTAAGCGATCTATTCGCCCCGACACGATCTTTGGCCCCCGCTCTGAGGGCCACGGCCTTGAAAGCGCTCTGGCAACCGGCATGGTTTGGCGAACCCATGTCTGGCAAGGGTTCGCGGCGCTCCTGCATAGAGCCGGGGGATTCTTTGACCATCAGTTTCGCCCAAAAACCTCACTGTGAGGAAGTTATCGCAACAGCACGCCTTCCCAGTCGGTTTTCTGCCTGCCCGGCCGCGCTGGGCCTGGAATGCCGTTCTCCGTGTCGGGTTGGCGTTCTTTACCCTGTTGCGCCAGATCGACGAAGACCAGATGCAAGCCGCCCATCAGAATGGCTGCTGCCATTGTGGCCATCCACTCCACCGAGCCGACTATCCCCGCAAGCCGCGGGGTTGCGCCCGGATTGCAGCACGCGCCTGAGCCTATGCTGCGCCGGCTGCCGCAAACGCACGACACCGGGCTCGGTCCGGTTCCTGGGCCGGCGGGTCTCGGCTCCCCTCGCCAGCAACGCTAGCCCAGCATGGCTTCACGCTGGCTGAACTGAACGCCTGGCTCGAAGGTAAGCGTCAGCGGAACTCGTCTGGCGAGTAGCGGGCGGGGATGAGAAGGTAACAGCTTCACGGTAGCTGGGTGCGGCAACCAAGGTGTGAGGTGAACGTTATACAACCGGACTGGCAGCCGTTCCGGCCAATCCCCCTTGAATGGAGGCTTATCTGATCAGGCATCCGCCGGTTGAGTTGTAACTCCAGGGCGTGGCACACTGGCGCAGTCTCCTTCATTGCTGGACACAATAAAGGCGACATCTTCTCTCAGGGCAGTGCTTGCACGATCCCTGAGGGAAGCTCTCCGGCTTCCCTCATCGTGCTTGATCAAATCTCACAGATTCGACATCACAAACGCCGCTCATGCTCAGCTACTCACCAGGCCAAGCGCGCGGGCCAGCGCCCGGTACAGATCGACTCGACCATACTCGGTTTCGGCCAGATAGTGACCAGATAGCGATGTGGGTTGAGTGTGCGGGTGATGTGGCGTAGCGCGGGTCTTGCCCACGCCGGGCTCGCCGGTGAGCAGGCCGATGCCGGGGCTGGTCAGCAGCCACTGGAAGCGCTCGGTCAACTGGGCGAGCGCGAGCCCGGCCTTGGTGGCTCAATCGTCTTCGCAATCATCCTTGCATTCTCCGGACCGGCCGGCAGCTTCCGCAGGCGTCGTCTGACCGCGTACAGTTGTTGCCTGCACAGCCCGTGCTCGCGGGCGTACGCTGAAATCGTCTTGCCCTCTCGCTTCGCAGCTTCGATGTGCGCCATCGAATCCATGCCTGCCGTGCTGTCACTCATATAGCCATCCTCAGCTCGCTGAAAATGCTACATGCTCCGCGATTCAACGCATCTCGCGAGGGGCGTACTTGAAGGACCGAATAACAAGTATTTGCTTAGAACTA
This genomic window contains:
- a CDS encoding DNA-binding protein, with protein sequence MVKESPGSMQERREPLPDMGSPNHAGCQSAFKAVALRAGAKDRVGANRSLTVQKFLNSEATPVRAPADRFRRRVGKNSVSYRIVLFPIRYDATGGCNMARQGVSYESVAAAADALIAENQKPTLTAVRERLGNSGSMNTIHRHWTSWRSHLKPAPRKVSEPNTRLLSALGAELSKVAEEAASESEAALAQALHELSVYSANGEALEAERDALSEQLLQITTERDTLAGKAAGQSAEIERLTQDAEREREDTAVVRRMLAQAELRLEAVPRLEEELVQLRAQLVAEQAARTEADKMAAVAEARRAAAEAAQAQAEARLASAEQREGRVRVELVEAQAAHQSTRERLTEAVGVAAGAQAELKALRERLAEAAKQAEAKGHAEMDAHGAGSDAQRPARSRKPPAAAS